A genome region from Bufo gargarizans isolate SCDJY-AF-19 chromosome 2, ASM1485885v1, whole genome shotgun sequence includes the following:
- the LOC122927103 gene encoding phospholipase A2 inhibitor and Ly6/PLAUR domain-containing protein-like yields the protein MSSLFGILCLLSALVATSYALSCTHCFSNEATCSGPSLTCSSGQHCGTTYRETIAAGLKSISLTRSCTLATQCGFRGTVGIQHGNIRMGTSCCNSDNCTPSLPSLPIRSSYTNGLVCRSCKSDDSARCHTADTIECTGDENMCLLQTTHESGSASASSAIRGCATESICNLGSQSASAGGVIRDIKFICTSGGLSAHTTVLAPAIVCLLLLKLFF from the exons ATGAGCTCCCTGTTTGGAATACTCTGCCTCCTCTCAGCTCTTGTAGCAACAA GCTATGCTCTTTCGTGTACACATTGTTTTTCTAATGAAGCGACATGCTCCGGTCCCAGCTTGACCTGTTCTTCAGGACAACATTGTGGAACTACATACAGAGAAACCATCGCTG cTGGATTGAAGTCCATATCTTTGACCAGATCATGCACACTTGCAACTCAATGTGGCTTCCGGGGCACTGTGGGCATACAACATGGAAATATCAGGATGGGCACTTCATGCTGCAACTCTGACAACTGCACTCCTAGTCTTCCATCAT TGCCAATAAGAAGCTCTTACACCAATGGACTGGTCTGCCGATCCTGCAAGTCCGATGACTCCGCCCGGTGTCACACTGCTGATACTATAGAATGCACAGGGGATGAGAATATGTGTCTTCTCCAGACAACTCATGAGTCAG GATCAGCGTCAGCTTCATCAGCCATCCGAGGGTGCGCGACAGAGTCTATCTGTAACCTTGGAAGCCAATCCGCAAGCGCTGGAGGAGTTATAAGGGATATTAAGTTTATCTGCACCAGCGGTGGCCTAAGTGCCCATACAACTGTTCTGGCTCCAGCCATTGTGTGTCTTCTACTGCTGAAACTGTTCTTCTAA